The DNA region TTTTATGAAACTACATGCGTTCATGAAATTTTACGTACTagtactttttataaaaagttaagCAAACAGCCAACTAGCACAAGTTTCTCACAAATgtctttttcaacttttttttagtCATTTATTTGACAGAATAAACTAGTCAATAGTTGTCCATTTTCTTGTTTCACTAGGTAAGAACACCTAAAGGCCATTCGAAGATTTAACGGGAGGTATGTCTTTTAAAATGTTCTAACTGAACGatgtctttctttttttaatttcctaaTTTGTTAGAAGGCGACTAGtcagtttttaataaagtggtttcttatataaaaaacgtACATGCTGATTCCAAAAACAGACCAAATGATTTGTCTCAACGAAATATAATTATTCAAATAGCGGACGTACTGTGTTCTATCGTTTTGTGCTTATAAAGAAGTTTTACGCATCACTAATCTTTCAACTAAAATCAATTTTCCAATAAAATATCTCTTCTTAAAAAAGTACGCCCTCTTTTGCATTTAGAGCTATGGaggatatttaatttttaaacaataatacAAAGTTATGACGTGCTATCAACTTTTATGCCTCTTAATATATATCCTCCAGTAGCGCTCATCACAATCTCCGGATGTGTCCTTTTCGGTAAAACTTGAATATTTCGTAACCAAGTCTCTGTTAATTCTAAATTCACAGCAATTTTTCTATCTCTTAAGGCTATGTAGCACTCCGCTAGCGGTTCTTGGTGGGTGAAGTACACCACAAACGGCATAGCAATCGGTAGGAATTCCAGCAACGCTAAAAGTAATGACTTAGGGTGGTATTTGGCAACGATAATCAAGCAGTCGAAGTTTTTCGAACGCAAATGAGACAATGCTCGCAGACACTCCGTAGCTCGCTCTTCTTTCGATATGAACGCAACTCGGTTTgtatatttgttttcatttatttCACCGTCCTCCGCGTGTTTACGTTTTAGATTCGAATTTTTCACGTGTGCGTTACTGATTGGTTCCGTGCCGCTCTTTTCATACTCCTTCTCTGTTGGATTCGGCTCCGTCTTCGTGTCTACACTCATACAGACGTCTGCACTAAGGTCGCCAGTTTGTTCCGTCTTGTCTACTCTCATATCGACAGTTGGCTCCATTTTCGTATCTACACTCATGTCGACAGTTGGCTCCATCTTTGTGTCTACACTCATGTCGACAGTTGGCTCCATCTTTGTGTCGGCACTTACTTCGACAGTCGATGTTGTGTCGGTGGTGGGTTTTTCAGTTTGATCGTTTTTATCAGTGATGGAATTCTTACCTAATATATACTCCAACAATTCACCGTCATCTTGTGATGTAGCGAACAGTTCTTCCAAACATGCTATCTTTTCCATAGGAAAACAGCAGCATTTTTCTCTTCTCTCGCTTACCGAAAAATTAAACTGTTCTAATATAATTCGGACAGGAAAGGAACCCTGATATATCTGCACCATACTACCACCTGCACCAAGTCTTTCCATTACCGCGCCTGCAACGAAGCCTTGGCACGTCTCCATAAGTAGCACGTTCGAATTCGCTTGCACGTTGCTCCACGTTAACACTTGCGCTAAACTATCGGTACGTAAATCCATGATCTTGTTgggatttttaaagaaataaagttccGCCAAAAGTCTTGCACACGGCCGCAGAGCTACAAATTGTGCCAAATATCTATAAAAACAATCAGTTAATTAAATCACTATACGAAATGTAATTTACGCCTTTAAGCTGACTTCCAACTAGTTACAAATgtactaaacaaaaaaaagataacGCGAATATGTTCACATTGAATAACGGATTGTCCGCTGTTACTCTGAAAATTCGAAAAAACAAATTGCCAATGTGCATAAACGTTTATTTTTCTTCACTTTCAGAAAAAATTGGAAATACATGATTTTTCGCATCGTTGCGAGGATTATCAGATAATTCCTTCTACACTAGACGATCTAGAACAAAAATTGAAGATTTACTACCTTAGGGGAGGACATTTTGGCGGGGAGGACATTTTGGCGGGAATTAAGCATGGCGGAATTGGCGGATATAATTTGGTAAATAACGGaaagttgttttgaaaaaaactcgatattttctttattttaaattgGGGAACACCATTAGTTTTTTAAATTGGGGAACACCATTAGTTTTTTAAATTGGGGAACACCAttagttttttataatataaaccTTTTCATAGCAATCCTATTTTCTTACCAATCAGATTTTTTATAACAGACGGAGAGCGAAAAATcattaattttggcgggaatttaatttggTGGATGTTgagaatttaataaataaaaaaccgtCATACCCACCGAAATCTTTTGCATTATTATGGAGCATAAAGGATAAAAAAGTTGCATTATACATTAAATTTACTTGTAGCCTTCTGAGATATAGTACgtaaaacacttatttatacCGACTATATACGCACCACCGTTCTTTCTCGACTTTTTTTGacttctttaaataatttaaaacaatcACCTTAACCCTAATCCTAAATAATAACCTACTCATTCTCCCATTTTATGCGCCCATGTAATAAAAACACGCCCATGCAATAAGAACAATGCAATAAGAACAATTTGCTTtggtattaaaaaaagaaaatgcaatactaaaaattaaaaaaacaatccttacttcttcttcttcttcttgatgTATTTCGCTTTTGAAAATTCGGTTCGATCTTTGAATGTGGCACTATTATCAACAAGCGTTTGAACAATTTCCTCCCCAGTCTTACCTGTGTCTCGTAGCGACATAATTTCATCCTTGGAAAGTTTCTGCGATTCGGGGTTGTCAACTATACTCCGATTATCTTGTGTTATCTCGTCGTGGTTTATCGCTAAAATCAAAAGAATTAACAGCTTAAGAAATAGCTGATTCTCGTCACCCCTACTCGTTTTTCGTCAGGCTACACAGATTGTCTTTCTGGAAAAGGAATATTAAGAATATTGACAGTTGCctcgaaattattttttatctgaGAGGATTACAAATAGTTCTAAAGGTTGAGAGAGAACTCAACCTTTAAAACTATTTGTAATCCCTCTGGGTGTTTTCAAGGTATTCGATATTAACCGTGCAACCAACCCTGTGAAATAACACAAGAGGGTCAAATTTAGCGTGGAACTGATCCGAATAATCCCTTAATAGTATTTTGTGGCATAAATTAAATTTGGCAAATTTTTCTAAACTTTGTGTGGATTTAATTCGGCAAATGTTAACAAAAATGGTAATAAAGTCTTTTTcggaacagaatttttttttcgatttttaaagGAATTggtgaattttgtttttaatttactgtGTATTTAATTTGCCAGCCTCGACAAAATTTCtatagacaattttttttaaaagaactaggGAATTTGTGTGGAATTGTTTTGCTCACTTTACACACACACACATTCAATCCATTCTAATATTCAGGGACAGAAAAAATCTCATGTCTGAGCATCACTGATACCTATACCAACTACAGAACTACCTAAACTACCTTGGCCGAGTTTGTATGCAAAAAAAATCTCGTTATcctaaaataatgataataatttaTGTCCACACAAACCAACCATGATTATGCtttattcaaattttaacaGGACAGTAAACTAAAAGGTTTGCAGGACAGTAACTAAAGGCCATCAACCAAGAAGACGTAGtgtgtaaacaaaaacaatgacTGCACCAACTTAAAATCATGAAAGAGAGTAAATTTCAACTTTGTGTTTACTAGCATCAATACTTGTATCAAAGctttagtttaaatttttttaaaaaaagttcacaCTTTGGAGGATTGAGTGGTACTTTCAAAAAAGTGAAAATGGTCCTGGAATATAGATAACAGggataaaaacaaaactgaaTATGAATATTATACACTTACAAGCATTATTTTCGTATTCTTCAGCATGTTCCTCCACTAACACTGGATCAATAACCTCTAATGATTTCTTATCGATAACCTTAAACGCTGTTCCATAAGGCTTACCAATCATATCTTTGCACGAGAAGAggaatttttccattttttccaCCTTTTTGTCTGATACacatacatattttaaatttttccctTTTCTAAGTATGACGCCTTTTCCAGCTTCAATAACTGATGACATTTTATTATTTGTCTAGATAAAATTGAGTATACACTTCAAATTCTACAACTCCGTTTTAATATTGTGGCGCTGTAGCTTAGTAGTTAAAACTCTCGCACTTTGTGCAGGAGATCAGGGTTTGATTTCCCTTGGCAGCTAATAAATattggcgagtgaatgttaccataatgCTTTGAAATGTGCCACAGAATTTTATTGCTAACTTCTTTGTTCtcttaaaatatgaaaaaatgcaACGTGATGCCATACTTAAAATGTGAAATACTCAACTTACTGAACTTTCAAAAGGATCTCAAGAGAACAttgaacattaaaaaaagaaaacatcttTAAACCGATATATATCTCTTCAACCGTTTGTGAAATATATAAAGACAACAGATACTTTGTACTTTAGCTGGTCTTTGAGactgtcagcaaaatttttaaattcttatatctccttaactgCTGGTCACAAGCAGCTGACCTATAAAATGTCCTCATCAGCATTCTTAAcatcaataattttttctaatAGGGGTGTGAAAACATTTGGGTTACACTATAAACTTTTGCTTCTAAGATTACCTACTTCAAGACTGATTTAATTCAGCCTTGAAACAGTAAAAAATCTCTCAAAACCTAGAAGAATCATTTAAAGTTGACAACTgtgaaaatatttgataaaatcGGTAACTAAGCTTGTTACAATTTTCAAAATTGGCAACATTAGAAAATAGAGAGACTTATCTATACATTAGAGATCTTGCTGAAAGTTCTAAAAATACCAAGTTTTTAAATCACACTTGGTGGCTATGAAAGGCAAACAGAGTACAAAAATGTAATTTGCTAGAACTTTATCCCCTATCAATTTGATTGCATCGCTTTGATAAGggtttcataaatttttttaataacaacaacaaaaaatgcttTCTGATGACTTTCAGTATGAGTTCAATTTAATAGCGGGTTATTCTTAAAATAGTAATTTCTTACATTATTGTCCTCGACCAATAAAAGAGATAGTCAAATTTGTCTAGGCTCATATTACTTTAACGAAGACGACGTAGCATGGAAAGAgagaaattaacaaaattatgaaaaaggAAACGACTTTGGGTCAGAAAGGCAAGAAAAATCTTTCACCGTGGTCGCCAACTTTTCTCCTTCTTTTTCTaacgtcatttttttaattttgtcagccattttagtttttaaactgaccttttacaacaaaacatactaccatttttttaaaaattattcactTTGAGCACGATTTATGGCTTCCTATGAAGATTGCTGAAAGAGATCTCACTGTTAGCgaaagaaaaatcaaaaaattaaaattaatgatgAGCTAGCGATGAGTTTAGCTGCGAGCTAAGCAGGCACTTTTACGTTCACACTACTCAGCCAGCACAAAGAGCTCTAATAAACGTCTCGTAGACATCTTCGCAATTttgaaaagacgtctttttagCGGTGATTTGTCCTTCTACAATGTATCATTTTTAGCATCTAAAAGAGGACTTTTTAAAGATGCATTTCAAAAGATCTCTTTTTGTCATCTTTTAAGACGTTTTTCCAAAGGCTTCTTTTAGACGTTTTTAAGAAATTCTTTTACAAGGCTTCTTTTTAAAGACGCCTTTTAGACCTTTTACATATGTAGAAGTGACTAAAATGCACCTTTAATGCAACTTTTTAAGTGCATCTTTAAAAAGACATCGTTTATCCATCTATAAGACAACTTCttggtttttgtttttttattgtttttttgttttttatttaacttttcagaaaaaataggcatttatataataaaataaattgaagACGTAAGTTAACGTTGAAacgtacatttttaataaattgcagAAATAACGATATCAAAAACAACGAGTAATTTGCgattaaaatatttcaaactTAAATTGACTCTTTAAACAATAAACACTTTACAACTACGGTAAGCGAATATAACCGAAAATAAATaaagagtaaaaaataaatattaggcTTGGTACTAAAAACCACTGTATTTTATTCTGAGAATCTCAAAATAAAAGTAtacttactttttaaacaaGAGGTGAATCAGTAAAAGACACCTCCTCACTTtgtatcattattaatttctcccttgtgagacacaagaTGTTCAAAGTCGTAttatggctgtagctttgtaagtCTTTCTTTTAAGAGAATTATCTGATTCTAAGTTTTCTGAGTCATTATTACAAGacgtcttatcaacgaacaatgtaaccaatacgtaaacaaacttttaggtGTGCTGCTGGAGATCACAGACTTTCTGCATGATGTGACGTATGCTTatttattcggacctagtcctcCCGACTTTACgcaaccttgcaaatttatttgaaattgaatATGAGTTAAGATatatataaagatttttaacgattgtaaaaggtctATTTTGTCATATTTATGTATTCTcttattaaaataacatttttttcaattttttttttcactggagtgcccctttaagaagatattaaggtttaaaaatttttctgacaTGAGCAAAGTACCTAATTAAAgtacaaaaaattttctttttaaattcataAACCTGTCAACTTTattggatcatgtacttttgaaaaacggttacagagatattaagttttaaaggttttttgatgacgtcatcaacccgtccattccaaaacaaaCTTGGatacccaggtttgggaaaattacccaaattggtcgtAGGTGGTCCTAGTTACCTacccggtgaaaaatcattgacgtcatcaCCTTGTTTCCAAATTATTTGGCCTCTAAGGTTTTGGTGCACTGTAACCTTCATTAATTTAGTATAGGATATTGATGTTAAAGTAGCGTAATTTTCGTCTCGCAATAAcctcataaaatttaacatattagacataactttttcgggcaacatcaaaggaaaataagcatatacactttgcctgttacaaacagacagacacagtccagtctctgcattattatataaactagtcgataaagactcgtagaaaaatccacttaggcaataggacattgagAAAGTTGGTTGTTTAAGAcgttttgctgacatcagcattgcaaatccaaaaataaatttagttcattcgttgcctgtaacgtgtagaggttgaaacgctgatcaaaataatgtataggatcatatctttTCTACAAACGACTAAGGACatttaagggtttaaaaattttgctgacttcAGCAATTGTCTGTTAAAACGCGAAACTTTTTTATCAGAATCATCATATCAGTTACTTTCCACAGTCACAAGAACTATAAGATCTTTCGTGGTGCCTCTGTTCTCAGAATGCACTGGATTGATAAAacaacttttgacaaacggttccagagatattggggtttaaaggttttttgataacgtcatcaagacacgacacagtctctgtattattatataaactagtcgataaggcccgtggaaaaatccacttaggcaggataacagagaaaaacaaccgtcatttaaattttgctgacgtcagtagggacctgtcagaacacaaatttttttttttagaaatgtgtatgcctgttgccttcatcgtatagatcttgaaacgctgatcaagaaaatgtataggatcgtgtacttgtgacaaacggatgcagagatattagggtttaaagggtttttttttgacgtcattaacccgtccattccgaaacggattcggtgacccaggtttggaaaactaacccaaattggtccaaggtagtccctagttacccacgcaggcgatgacgtcagttatttccacccgtttccaagttatttagccttaaatttaaaagttcaatgcaatggcttcactaatcttaatacactttcctttgacgtcaatattgctctaacgtcaaagtttgctaatttacagaacaaatttataggcgatgttttatagactttatcaaagaaattttatccactttgcaaaagtcacagacagaagctctgtattattataagagataaataaaatattctaAGTCACTCGAAGACTGAAATGAACTTTCCGAACCATTTGAATTTTTGCAACGTTCTGACTTACCACAAAATCACTAATAATTAAGACTGTGCAATTTACAAAGGTATATATGTATTGGTTGGTGCGACAGTTACTTTCCACAGTCACAAGAACTATAAGATCTTTCGTGGTGCCTCTGTTCTCAGAATGCACTGGATTGATAAAACAACATCTTTTAAAAACCAATCTTATTTATTGGGAAATGGTTCTTGGCCTTTTATGGAGAAAAAACTGAAGCATACGGAGACTGTCTACACACAATAGTGCCAAATTAACATGAAACATAAGATTGTTTTTGCACAAATAAACAGTATATGCTGTAAGTAACAACAACAAGTAGCTGTTGTGTTGTTTATGACCTCCATTTCCCATCACGGCTTTAAAAAGTGATCACGCATGTTGTTACAAGCTTCACCTGGTACCTATGTACGGTGGCCCACAAGTGTCAcgcaaattaaaataaaaataaaaaacgcatGGGGAAAATATTTGCGTAAAGAAACCATGTCTTTGATATTCCTAGAAAACGAAAGCACGAGGTGCTTGCttccattttaaaaatggctggAAGCCTTGCCCACACTTACCGCGTGTAAAATTGCTTGATTGTTTGTCATTTTTACACAAAAGCTGCATTGTGAACTGGCCAATCTGGAGAGAAACCATGTTGAGGGTATCCAGTAGTTCTGCGGTACACCTCCTTTCTTTCACATCAATTACACTTGCCACGCGAGCATTTTTTCATTCTGCTACAAAACAGATTtgtcagagaatggcctacacCATCGAAGAACATGGTTCAGAATACTCAGAAAACTATAGAGTGTTTATCAGTAAGCTTTAAATTgagtttaaatttattttctactttGTTGGTTTATTTTCTGcatgattttatttaaacaacaacactttcattaattatttttgtgttaaatttaaataataacaaaattcaATGTAATTTTATAAGCCAATTTAGGTACTGTATACCAAACTTGCAACTACAACTAAAAGCAAGGTTTATCCATACCTCTTCCTTTTAGCTACCttatagatagctagctagctacatttctCTTTTTCCTTGGTATACCAgcaatgtaaaatattttaggcAGGCATGTAAAATGTATAATAGTTCCAAATGAATGATATTGATATAGTTTTTACCTGAAGGAAGCACTAGGGTGCAAAAAAATGACAACTGCTGTACTTATTTCATCTCGAATTTTACATTGCTATTTTAGTGCATTCTTAGCACCATTTGGATTGATGCATGAGCAGGCAAAATTTAGCTATTATTTTTATAGTGACGAGTATGTAAATTTTTCAAGGAGGCAATAATCACGTCTAAACCTTCTATCTAAGAAGTTGTACACTGACTATATTTTCTGTATGCTCTTTTTGCCCATAAATTCAATGTTACTAGATAGATTTG from Hydractinia symbiolongicarpus strain clone_291-10 chromosome 6, HSymV2.1, whole genome shotgun sequence includes:
- the LOC130647099 gene encoding tRNA (adenine(58)-N(1))-methyltransferase non-catalytic subunit TRM6-like, which translates into the protein MSSVIEAGKGVILRKGKNLKYVCVSDKKVEKMEKFLFSCKDMIGKPYGTAFKVIDKKSLEVIDPVLVEEHAEEYENNASINHDEITQDNRSIVDNPESQKLSKDEIMSLRDTGKTGEEIVQTLVDNSATFKDRTEFSKAKYIKKKKKKYLAQFVALRPCARLLAELYFFKNPNKIMDLRTDSLAQVLTWSNVQANSNVLLMETCQGFVAGAVMERLGAGGSMVQIYQGSFPVRIILEQFNFSVSERREKCCCFPMEKIACLEELFATSQDDGELLEYILGKNSITDKNDQTEKPTTDTTSTVEVSADTKMEPTVDMSVDTKMEPTVDMSVDTKMEPTVDMRVDKTEQTGDLSADVCMSVDTKTEPNPTEKEYEKSGTEPISNAHVKNSNLKRKHAEDGEINENKYTNRVAFISKEERATECLRALSHLRSKNFDCLIIVAKYHPKSLLLALLEFLPIAMPFVVYFTHQEPLAECYIALRDRKIAVNLELTETWLRNIQVLPKRTHPEIVMSATGGYILRGIKVDSTS